Within Scleropages formosus chromosome 24, fSclFor1.1, whole genome shotgun sequence, the genomic segment AATACATAGGAAAAAATGATAACCATGAAATGGCAACTGGTCTGTTTTTGACGTTCTTCTGCCCTCCTCCGAGAAAATAACCAAGTAAGAGTTTTTCTCTTCAAGCTTTAGATCCACAGCTGGAGTGTCATAATCCAGAAAATTTTCTGAAGGCAAGGTGATGACCACCAGGAAGCCTTTATTCTCATCACTGTTCTGAATCCACTTAGAGACCTGTGGGagggatgaagaaaaaaaaaaggaaacaaatgttcaaatattttttagtcATCACCTGGAACATGTCTTGCAAGTGATGCAATGCAAATGtagggtggtatggtggcacagtgagtagtgctgctgtctcacagtgccttggtggtgcgagaggatatgggtttgatcgttgctcagtctgtgtgggatCTGCATggtctccccctgtctgtgtgggtttcctctggctgctctggtttcctcccaaagtctgAAGACATTCTGTTTGGctttccctcatagtgtgtgagtgccagggagagtgtgttccactgatgtatggatgagtgacccattgtaagtagtgtatctagcagtgtaagtcaccatggtgaataaggtgtgtgggctgataacactacatagtgttcattggaagttgctttggagaaaagtatctgctacataaatcaatgtaaatgtagacacaGCCAGCAGtgtagctgctgcctttggattcaaagagtgcaggttcaattcccatctcctactgtagtacccttgagcaaggtactcaaccctaaattgctctcaTAAAAGtacacccagctgtacaaatgggtgagtaattgtaaCTCTGACACTGTAAGtaccttttggagaaaagcaacagataaatgtaaatgatgcagaGAAAGTAAATTAGTGCTGAATGGTGTCAATCACCTGCACACCCACTTTCTCAATGAAGACCAATAAAGAACTACATTTATGGCCAGTCTCACAACCATTGTGACTGATTTTCCGCTGAtccttttattttctgcaaaaaccAAGTTACTAGAGTCTTACCGTGTTAGTAACATCAAACACATGCCACCCCTGGGTGTACAAAGACAAGAACCGAGAAGTTACCAAGCTGCCTCTCCATGGATTAACCTTGTTATCCAGCAGCTCGTAAATACTGATctgaaatggaaagagaaataacaggaaaaagaaaaatcaataacacCTTGGAACTGAAGGTTAGGTACAGGCAACACTGTAAAAGCCATAGTGGATAATAACCTTCTTTTAATATTGTTATGTTGCTGCGACACAGTGCTGCTacttcataataaataataataatagagaaataaatgaaattattactattaataaacAATGAATAATAGGATTAATGAATGACCTGAAGCTGCACTTCTATGCGAAacgaggaagaagaagagccGTGACACACCTCACCTGCGTTACTTACTTTGTACAAGTGTCCTCTGTGCGATTTCCTGGACAAGAAGAACTTGTGTCGGGATCTGAACATGCGGAATTCCGCTTTTATCATCTTCTCGTTCTTTCCGAACGAGGACAGGTTGAAGAAGTGGACGTTCCGAGTGGACCGTACTGCTGGATAGGTgacagtattaaaaataataataataataattataataataatgtgcggGACAGTTAGGTTTGTCCAGGTTTACGTACCCGCCGCTCTGTCCTCGAAACTCCGCACCACGTTTCCTTCCAGGAACTTGCGCTCCTTGGTGACCCCGTTGCGATCCGCCACCGCGTTGTACAGGTCCATCATGAACTGGGGTGGCTTTCTGTGCGGGGGCGCGTTCTGCTCCGGCTCTCCGATCTGCAGCATCTCGTGGAGCTTCCTGAGCGCCTGCGACGTGACCACGGGGTCGGCGTCCGTGTGCCGCATCACCTGGGTGGAGACGCCGAGCGGAGAGCCGGCCCAGGGTGCGAGGGAGAGGGCGCAGCACAGCCAGAGGCGGCCCGGCAGCAgcatggcagcacagtgctCAAGACGACAGAGCGccgcatatacacacacacacacacacacacacacacacacacacacgcacacgcacgcacacacactctttccgCAAATTGACACACACCTGAGTGAGCGCGGATGCGCGGCCTTTAAACCTTCATAAATCTGTCAACTTCGCATGTATGAGAGATGGAGATAAAGCCCATGTCTGATGACGtcataaatggggggggggggggggggtgaccccCCAGTTTGCCAAAGTGACTCATCGCTTAATagtttaactgcaaaaaaaattcctgTTCCTGCCCTGTATTACGTTCAGAACACACTCCTAGTTCAAACAACATGTATTCGATGTATTccatacatttttgtgtgtttaatgtggCATATAATATTATTGGTTtcttgaattaattttaatactCTGTTACGTTGCTGTGAGACACTGTTGCTGCagttgtaaataataataataataataagaagaagaagaagaagaagaagaagaattctattaacaacaacaataataaataaatgcattattactattattaacaacaacagtaacaatacacacacacacacacattctcagaaccgcttgtcccatagggggtcgcggggacccggagcctacccggcaacacagggcgtagggccggagggggaggggacacaccgaggacgggacgccagtccgtcgcaaggcaccccaagcgggac encodes:
- the LOC108918880 gene encoding bone morphogenetic protein 2 isoform X2, which gives rise to MLLPGRLWLCCALSLAPWAGSPLGVSTQVMRHTDADPVVTSQALRKLHEMLQIGEPEQNAPPHRKPPQFMMDLYNAVADRNGVTKERKFLEGNVVRSFEDRAAVRSTRNVHFFNLSSFGKNEKMIKAEFRMFRSRHKFFLSRKSHRGHLYKISIYELLDNKVNPWRGSLVTSRFLSLYTQGWHVFDVTNTVSKWIQNSDENKGFLVVITLPSENFLDYDTPAVDLKLEEKNSYLVIFSEEGRRTSKTDQLPFHGQRRRSAAEAAGEVNSVVSRGRTKSRNTRAAPWYSRGRSVTCRQHPLYVDFDKIGWSGWIISPRGYDAYYCSGTCPFPLGEGFGATNHATVQSIVNALKLTTGVETPCCVPDKLHSISLLYFDDDENVVLKQYENMVAVSCACH
- the LOC108918880 gene encoding bone morphogenetic protein 2 isoform X1 — translated: MLLPGRLWLCCALSLAPWAGSPLGVSTQVMRHTDADPVVTSQALRKLHEMLQIGEPEQNAPPHRKPPQFMMDLYNAVADRNGVTKERKFLEGNVVRSFEDRAAAVRSTRNVHFFNLSSFGKNEKMIKAEFRMFRSRHKFFLSRKSHRGHLYKISIYELLDNKVNPWRGSLVTSRFLSLYTQGWHVFDVTNTVSKWIQNSDENKGFLVVITLPSENFLDYDTPAVDLKLEEKNSYLVIFSEEGRRTSKTDQLPFHGQRRRSAAEAAGEVNSVVSRGRTKSRNTRAAPWYSRGRSVTCRQHPLYVDFDKIGWSGWIISPRGYDAYYCSGTCPFPLGEGFGATNHATVQSIVNALKLTTGVETPCCVPDKLHSISLLYFDDDENVVLKQYENMVAVSCACH